A single Nicotiana tabacum cultivar K326 chromosome 5, ASM71507v2, whole genome shotgun sequence DNA region contains:
- the LOC107829550 gene encoding alkane hydroxylase MAH1-like, whose translation MEVYSIIPVLIILGFTYFTWLFINRRSKTSEPTNWPLVGMLPGLIQNAHRIHDFFTDILLETGNNFEFYGPALGNMNMLFTSDPANIHHILSRNFSNYPKGPEFRKIFEILGNGIFNVDSELWEIHRKITMSLMSHAKFQILLKKNVWNTVEKGLVPVLDAFAERGTTFDLQDIFQRFTFDNISKLLLDCDPKSLFIDLPHLPCEKGFNDMVDALLYRHVVPESYWQLQKKLNIGKEKNLSQAWVAFDQFIYPAISQKQEKLLNKTNKDEDFDLFSDYIKAYNQWTIGDTSGNVQQFLRDTFLNLMFAGRDTTSTALTWFFWLLTKNPLVETKIKEEIEQQFHLKKGENLKFFDIEESRKLVYLHGALCEALRLFPPVSIEHKAPLELDVLPSGHRVTPDMKILISFYTMGRMQTLWGKDCLEFKPERWISERGGIKHVPSYQFPAFNAGPRTCIGKDMGFIQMKMVAATIVYNYHIQLVEGQAISPTATVVIRMTNGLKVRVVKRVPL comes from the coding sequence ATGGAGGTATACTCTATTATTCCCGTACTGATAATCCTTGGATTCACTTATTTTACATGGTTGTTCATAAATAGAAGGTCGAAAACCTCAGAGCCAACAAATTGGCCTCTCGTTGGAATGTTGCCTGGATTAATTCAAAATGCTCATCGAATCCACGATTTTTTCACTGATATTCTTTTAGAAACTGGGAACAATTTTGAGTTCTATGGTCCTGCGCTTGGCAACATGAACATGTTATTCACTAGTGATCCTGCAAATATCCATCATATCCTTAGTAGAAACTTCTCAAACTATCCAAAGGGCCCCGAGTTTCgtaaaatatttgaaatattaGGAAATGGAATCTTTAATGTTGATTCTGAATTATGGGAGATTCATAGGAAAATCACCATGTCCTTAATGAGCCATGCCAAGTTCCAAATTTTATTAAAGAAGAACGTGTGGAACACTGTCGAAAAAGGTTTGGTACCAGTTCTTGATGCTTTTGCTGAACGAGGCACGACGTTTGATTTGCAAGATATTTTTCAGAGATTTACTTTTGATAATATTAGTAAATTGTTACTTGACTGTGATCCAAAAAGTTTATTCATCGATTTACCTCATTTGCCATGTGAAAAGGGCTTCAACGACATGGTTGATGCACTTTTGTATAGACATGTCGTACCAGAGAGCTATTGGCAATTGCAAAAAAAGCTTAATATTGGTAAAGAAAAAAATCTCAGTCAAGCGTGGGTGGCTTTTGATCAATTCATCTATCCTGCCATTTCGCAAAAGCAAGAAAAGCTACTGAATAAAACCAACAAAGACGAGGATTTTGACTTATTCTCTGACTACATCAAAGCATACAATCAGTGGACGATTGGAGATACTTCTGGTAATGTACAACAATTTCTTAGAGATACTTTCTTGAATTTGATGTTTGCAGGGAGAGACACCACAAGCACAGCTCTCACTTGGTTTTTCTGGCTTTTAACTAAAAATCCCTTGGTAGAGACAAAGATTAAAGAAGAGATTGAACAGCAATTTCATTTAAAGAAAGGTGAAAACCTCAAGTTTTTCGACATAGAAGAGTCAAGAAAACTGGTTTATTTACATGGTGCATTGTGCGAAGCTCTTCGGCTATTCCCACCAGTTTCAATTGAGCATAAAGCTCCACTAGAACTTGACGTTCTCCCGAGCGGTCACCGTGTTACTCCAGACATGAAAATATTGATATCGTTTTATACGATGGGGAGAATGCAGACCCTATGGGGGAAAGATTGCTTAGAATTCAAGCCAGAGAGATGGATTTCGGAGCGAGGAGGCATCAAACATGTGCCATCTTACCAATTTCCAGCGTTTAATGCTGGTCCAAGGACTTGTATAGGGAAGGATATGGGGTTCATTCAGATGAAAATGGTGGCGGCCACCATCGTATACAATTACCATATCCAACTAGTGGAAGGACAAGCCATTTCGCCTACTGCTACTGTTGTGATTCGAATGACGAATGGTTTGAAGGTTAGGGTCGTCAAAAGGgttcctctttaa